The genomic window CAATATGCAGACCACCCTGGATCGCTTCGGACGGGTGCTGATTCCCAAAAAACTACGGGAGCGCCTGGGCCTCCGGCCCCAAGACACCCTCGAGGTGAGCGTGGAGGACGGCAAGCTCACCCTGCAACCCCTCCTCACGCCGCCCCCCCTGCAGCGCAAGGGTCGGGTGCTGGTGGTAGAGAGCGAGGCCGCCGGCGACCTGAACCAGGCCCTCGCCCACCTGCGCGAGGAACGCCTGGACGGGCTGGCCCGATGAAGCTGCTCTTCGACACCTCGAGCCTGGTCGCCGCCTTCGTGGAGGCGCACCCGGCCCACCGGGCCGCCTGGAACTGGCTCGAGCAGGCCCTGGAAGGCACCCACACCGGACTGGTAGCTACCCATACCCTGGCCGAACTCTACGCCGTGCTGACCCGGTTGCCCCTGCGACCCAGCATTCCGCCCGCCACCGCGCTCAAACTCATCGAGGAGAACCTGCACCGCTTCTCTAGCGTGGCCCTCTCGGCTACCGACTACCGCAGCGTACTGAAACGGCTGGCCAAGCTGGGCCTCAGCGGGGGGGCGGTCTACGATGCCCTGATCGCCCAGGCTGCCCTGAAAGCCAGGGCCGATC from Meiothermus sp. CFH 77666 includes these protein-coding regions:
- a CDS encoding PIN domain-containing protein, with amino-acid sequence MKLLFDTSSLVAAFVEAHPAHRAAWNWLEQALEGTHTGLVATHTLAELYAVLTRLPLRPSIPPATALKLIEENLHRFSSVALSATDYRSVLKRLAKLGLSGGAVYDALIAQAALKARADRLITLNPTHFQRLGEEVAALVVVPES
- a CDS encoding AbrB/MazE/SpoVT family DNA-binding domain-containing protein: MQTTLDRFGRVLIPKKLRERLGLRPQDTLEVSVEDGKLTLQPLLTPPPLQRKGRVLVVESEAAGDLNQALAHLREERLDGLAR